In one Corallococcus sp. EGB genomic region, the following are encoded:
- the dacB gene encoding D-alanyl-D-alanine carboxypeptidase/D-alanyl-D-alanine-endopeptidase → MQVFRTRPFWAATAIALWLPSATLAASPSADKKAEREALKNALVQVMQRTALKSSRVGVHMQSLDDGTVVFSHNADELLNPASNVKLVTSSAALVSLGPEYRYETEFLVDQELPADGKVKTLYVRGKGDPTITTERLYGMTSELLHAGLKEVQDIVVDDSWFDAERTPPGYDQEDSDRAYMAPTGAVSLNWNAVAVYVRSAPGGKAVVDMEPPSDYFVVDSSVTSGPGRARRVSVKSDGSGEKQKIIVKGQVPDERGAVSVWKKIDNPPMYFGGTLKQLLVSRGVKVKGKVKLGLTPSRAKVVYVAQSDTFDIVLKRLNKLSSNFIAETLLKTMGAELRGAPGSFAKGIDVVEEFLDRDVGIPRGTFVMKNGSGLNDANRFSTAQVDRLLRHMYERFPLAPEYLSSLGIAGKDGTLKYRFDGTDAVGRLRAKTGTLEGVSALSGYVQSAGGEKFSFSIMVNDYAGRAGPVVAGMDALGAAVAATGSTLGPGNALAALNEGQKAQGGLPDIANRVKTYLELGKQRDQRNIGFLRTAWRSERDPAVRAVLAEGLYQSNPHDYLGTRTLLDSYSATDDVYGRLRQVARALSVGVPGVSSMVELASGGNTEALARVLELCRAAGAAQDPQAQEELVDGLGEVARTAPDELVAALRAASPAERDASVPLLAQGLLKTGDTTHPFWKSLRKLGSGGADPQLVAFARGLDSTLTTKTAEARASQRAQPVQVVAPASATPNVVPASGVLRPGG, encoded by the coding sequence GTGCAGGTTTTTCGAACCAGACCCTTCTGGGCAGCGACCGCCATTGCCTTGTGGCTTCCTTCCGCCACGCTGGCCGCGTCGCCGTCCGCTGACAAAAAGGCCGAACGCGAGGCGCTGAAGAACGCGCTCGTACAGGTGATGCAGCGCACCGCGCTCAAGAGCAGCCGCGTCGGCGTGCACATGCAGAGCCTGGACGACGGCACCGTGGTGTTCAGCCACAACGCGGACGAACTGCTCAACCCGGCCTCGAACGTGAAGCTCGTCACGTCCTCCGCGGCGCTCGTCTCGCTGGGGCCGGAGTACCGCTACGAGACGGAGTTCCTCGTCGACCAGGAGCTGCCCGCGGACGGCAAGGTCAAGACGCTCTACGTGCGCGGCAAGGGCGACCCCACCATCACCACCGAGCGCCTCTACGGCATGACCTCCGAGCTGCTCCACGCGGGCCTCAAGGAGGTGCAGGACATCGTCGTGGATGACTCCTGGTTCGACGCCGAGCGCACCCCGCCCGGCTATGACCAGGAGGACTCCGACCGCGCGTACATGGCGCCCACCGGCGCGGTGAGCCTCAACTGGAACGCCGTCGCCGTCTACGTGCGCTCCGCCCCCGGCGGCAAGGCCGTGGTCGACATGGAGCCCCCCAGCGACTACTTCGTCGTGGACAGCTCCGTCACCAGCGGCCCCGGCCGCGCGCGCCGCGTGTCCGTGAAGTCCGACGGGTCCGGCGAAAAGCAGAAGATCATCGTCAAGGGCCAGGTCCCCGACGAGCGCGGCGCCGTGAGCGTCTGGAAGAAGATCGACAACCCGCCCATGTACTTCGGCGGGACGCTCAAGCAGCTGCTCGTGTCGCGCGGCGTGAAGGTGAAGGGCAAGGTGAAGCTGGGCCTGACGCCGTCCCGCGCGAAGGTCGTGTACGTGGCCCAGTCCGACACGTTCGACATCGTCCTCAAGCGCCTCAACAAGCTGTCCAGCAACTTCATCGCGGAGACGCTCCTCAAGACGATGGGCGCGGAGCTGCGCGGCGCGCCGGGCTCGTTCGCCAAGGGCATCGACGTGGTGGAGGAGTTCCTCGACCGCGACGTGGGCATCCCGCGCGGCACCTTCGTGATGAAGAACGGCAGCGGCCTCAATGACGCCAACCGCTTCTCCACCGCGCAGGTGGACCGGCTGCTGCGCCACATGTACGAGCGCTTCCCGCTGGCCCCGGAGTACCTGTCCTCGCTGGGCATCGCCGGCAAGGACGGCACGCTCAAATACCGCTTCGACGGCACGGACGCCGTGGGCCGGCTGCGCGCCAAGACGGGCACCCTGGAGGGCGTCTCCGCGCTCAGCGGCTACGTGCAGTCCGCGGGCGGAGAGAAGTTCTCCTTCTCCATCATGGTCAACGACTACGCGGGCCGCGCCGGCCCCGTCGTCGCGGGCATGGACGCCCTGGGCGCCGCCGTGGCCGCCACCGGCTCCACGCTGGGGCCGGGCAACGCGCTGGCCGCCCTCAATGAAGGCCAGAAGGCGCAGGGCGGTCTGCCGGACATCGCCAACCGCGTGAAGACCTACCTGGAGCTGGGCAAGCAGCGCGATCAACGCAACATCGGCTTCCTGCGCACCGCGTGGCGCAGCGAGCGCGACCCCGCCGTGCGCGCCGTGCTCGCCGAAGGCCTCTACCAGTCCAACCCGCACGACTACCTGGGCACCCGCACGCTGCTGGACAGCTACTCCGCCACGGATGACGTCTACGGCCGCCTGCGCCAGGTGGCCCGCGCCCTGTCCGTGGGCGTGCCCGGCGTGAGCAGCATGGTGGAGCTGGCCTCCGGCGGAAACACGGAGGCCCTGGCCCGGGTGCTGGAGCTGTGCCGCGCGGCCGGCGCCGCCCAGGACCCCCAGGCCCAGGAGGAGCTGGTGGACGGCCTGGGGGAAGTGGCCCGCACCGCCCCGGACGAGCTGGTCGCGGCCCTGCGCGCCGCCAGCCCCGCCGAGCGCGACGCGAGCGTGCCGCTGCTCGCCCAGGGGCTGCTGAAGACCGGCGACACCACCCACCCGTTCTGGAAGTCCCTGCGCAAGCTGGGCTCCGGCGGGGCGGATCCGCAGCTCGTCGCCTTCGCCAGGGGGCTGGACTCCACGCTCACCACCAAGACGGCCGAGGCCCGCGCCTCCCAGCGCGCCCAGCCCGTCCAGGTGGTGGCGCCGGCTTCCGCCACGCCCAACGTGGTCCCTGCCTCCGGCGTCCTCCGCCCGGGCGGGTAG
- a CDS encoding single-stranded DNA-binding protein, whose amino-acid sequence MAGGVNKVILIGNLGADPEVRFTPGGQAVANFRIATSESWNDKNGQKQERTEWHRIVVWGKLAELCGEYLKKGRQCFVEGRLQTREWMDKENKKNYTTEVVATSVTFLGGRDAGEGYGGGSGGGRRQQQGNGGYSQGRDDYGQPPPMGMDDGGGMGGNPGGADDDIPF is encoded by the coding sequence ATGGCTGGAGGCGTGAACAAGGTCATTCTCATCGGCAACCTCGGGGCGGACCCCGAGGTGCGCTTCACCCCGGGCGGTCAGGCCGTGGCGAACTTCCGCATCGCGACGAGCGAGAGCTGGAACGACAAGAATGGCCAGAAGCAGGAGCGCACCGAGTGGCACCGCATCGTCGTCTGGGGAAAGCTCGCGGAGCTGTGCGGCGAGTACCTCAAGAAGGGACGGCAGTGCTTCGTCGAAGGCCGTCTGCAGACGCGCGAGTGGATGGATAAGGAGAACAAGAAGAACTACACCACCGAGGTCGTCGCCACCTCCGTCACCTTCCTCGGCGGCCGTGACGCCGGTGAGGGCTACGGCGGCGGCAGCGGCGGCGGGCGCCGGCAGCAGCAGGGCAACGGCGGCTACTCCCAGGGACGCGACGACTACGGCCAGCCGCCCCCGATGGGCATGGACGACGGCGGCGGCATGGGCGGCAACCCCGGCGGCGCGGACGACGACATCCCGTTCTAA
- a CDS encoding succinate dehydrogenase: protein MSTQATAEAITDRTPLLKSRLGSFLAVVPLSIWVINHLWDNLSAFYGATAWEKSVTEYANPFAQAFTFIIVMLPLLIHAAWGVLRMFSFKPNNLAYNNYGNLKYLVQRVAGLGVLAFLGAHIWLAFLHPRLVEGHAEPFMEIAREMHFHGPTLVVYLLGTLGTAYHLANGLQTFAMGWGIFASDRSMRRFEPISILIFLVLLAMAWGTIYALYTAGAAYGPAGLDVG from the coding sequence ATGAGCACCCAAGCCACCGCCGAAGCCATCACCGACCGGACGCCCCTGCTGAAGTCGCGGCTGGGCTCGTTCCTCGCCGTGGTGCCCCTGAGCATCTGGGTCATCAACCATCTGTGGGACAACCTGTCCGCGTTCTACGGCGCGACGGCCTGGGAAAAGTCGGTGACGGAGTACGCGAACCCGTTCGCCCAGGCGTTCACGTTCATCATCGTCATGCTGCCGCTGCTCATCCACGCCGCGTGGGGCGTGCTGCGCATGTTCAGCTTCAAGCCGAACAACCTCGCGTACAACAACTACGGCAACCTCAAGTACCTCGTGCAGCGCGTGGCCGGCCTGGGCGTGCTCGCGTTCCTGGGCGCCCACATCTGGCTGGCCTTCCTGCACCCGCGCCTGGTGGAGGGCCACGCGGAGCCCTTCATGGAGATCGCCCGGGAGATGCACTTCCACGGCCCCACGCTGGTGGTCTACCTGCTGGGCACGCTGGGCACCGCGTACCACCTGGCCAACGGCCTGCAGACCTTCGCCATGGGCTGGGGCATCTTCGCGAGCGACCGCTCCATGCGCCGCTTCGAGCCCATCTCCATCCTCATCTTCCTCGTCCTGCTGGCCATGGCCTGGGGCACCATCTACGCCCTCTACACGGCGGGCGCGGCGTACGGCCCGGCGGGCCTGGACGTCGGCTGA
- a CDS encoding Hsp33 family molecular chaperone HslO translates to MPDELVSGLLKASDLRLVLATTGDLSRQARATHQSMPASAALLSQGLTAAALMGSLRKGTDSRINLQLECDGPLRGLFVDGDANGVVRGYVKNTLVEYSGAEGRYHWRPVLGNQGFLSVLRDQGGGEYYRSSVELEHFDLVADLERYFHQSDQVPSHLLMTQLPGPVDGQEDPLATVVGLLVQPLPDGDREAFRALGTRLKAQFQTAVQAHAKDGALTLLRSLVPEADLEVMSRYPLRFTCSCSRDRVKLALLAMGREELQDLLEKEGQAEATCQFCTTRYVIPGGEIQRMLAEGSA, encoded by the coding sequence ATGCCTGATGAGCTTGTCAGTGGATTGTTGAAGGCGTCGGACCTGCGCCTGGTCCTGGCCACCACCGGGGACCTGTCCCGCCAGGCCCGCGCCACGCACCAGAGCATGCCGGCCTCCGCCGCCCTCCTGTCCCAGGGCCTCACCGCCGCCGCCCTCATGGGCTCGCTCCGGAAGGGCACGGACTCCCGCATCAACCTGCAACTGGAGTGCGACGGCCCCCTGCGCGGCCTCTTCGTGGACGGCGACGCGAACGGCGTCGTGCGCGGCTACGTGAAGAACACGCTGGTGGAGTACTCGGGAGCGGAGGGGCGCTACCACTGGCGCCCGGTGCTGGGGAACCAGGGCTTCCTGTCCGTGCTGCGCGACCAGGGCGGCGGCGAGTACTACCGCTCGTCCGTGGAGCTGGAGCACTTCGACCTGGTGGCGGACCTGGAGCGCTACTTCCACCAGTCGGATCAGGTGCCCTCCCACCTCCTGATGACGCAGCTGCCGGGCCCGGTGGACGGCCAGGAGGATCCGCTGGCCACGGTGGTGGGCCTGCTGGTGCAGCCCCTGCCCGACGGGGACCGGGAGGCCTTCCGCGCGCTGGGCACCCGCCTCAAGGCGCAGTTCCAGACGGCCGTGCAGGCGCACGCGAAGGACGGGGCCCTCACGCTCTTGCGCTCGCTGGTGCCGGAGGCGGACCTGGAGGTCATGTCGCGCTATCCGCTGCGCTTCACCTGCTCGTGCAGCCGCGACCGCGTGAAGCTCGCGCTGTTGGCCATGGGCCGCGAGGAGCTCCAGGACCTGCTGGAGAAGGAGGGCCAGGCGGAGGCCACCTGCCAGTTCTGCACGACGCGCTATGTCATCCCCGGCGGGGAGATTCAGCGGATGCTCGCGGAGGGCAGCGCCTGA
- a CDS encoding phosphoribosyltransferase yields the protein MAIKRAAPPKSQDPRTPSSKSVPSASQKAGAEKIVSIPNDMVLAPQVEAPRQPTGRDQSRHKSTGVVELSWAEFDRRVQALARTIRQGWEPQAVVGVAHGGVFVGGALAGALGCEFFPVRISRRSRDKAERPQERGQPQVSEEMPRELKGRRVLIVDDIASSGDTLELASALAKKMGATEIRTACLIARPEGFTPDHVGLSTDALFVFPWDYQPVMGDAHLEDDPDKAGA from the coding sequence GTGGCCATCAAGCGGGCAGCGCCGCCGAAGTCCCAGGACCCTCGCACCCCTTCTTCGAAGTCCGTGCCCTCCGCCTCCCAGAAGGCAGGGGCGGAGAAGATCGTCTCCATTCCCAATGACATGGTGCTCGCGCCCCAGGTGGAGGCCCCGCGCCAACCCACCGGCCGCGACCAGTCCCGGCACAAGTCCACGGGCGTGGTGGAGCTGTCGTGGGCGGAGTTCGACCGGCGGGTGCAGGCGCTGGCGCGCACCATCCGCCAGGGCTGGGAGCCGCAGGCGGTGGTGGGGGTGGCCCACGGCGGCGTGTTCGTGGGCGGGGCGCTCGCGGGCGCGCTCGGCTGCGAGTTCTTCCCCGTGCGCATCAGCCGCCGCAGCCGCGACAAGGCCGAGCGCCCCCAGGAGCGCGGCCAGCCGCAGGTGAGCGAGGAGATGCCCCGGGAGCTCAAGGGCCGCCGCGTGCTCATCGTGGACGACATCGCGTCCAGCGGGGACACGCTGGAGCTGGCCTCGGCGCTCGCGAAGAAGATGGGCGCGACGGAGATCCGCACCGCGTGCCTGATTGCGCGGCCGGAGGGCTTCACGCCGGACCACGTGGGGCTGTCCACGGACGCGCTCTTCGTCTTCCCGTGGGACTACCAGCCGGTGATGGGCGACGCGCACCTCGAGGACGACCCGGACAAGGCCGGGGCCTGA
- the selB gene encoding selenocysteine-specific translation elongation factor produces MIIGTAGHIDHGKTSLVKALTGTDTDRLPEEKRRGITLELGFAHLALPDGRVAGVVDVPGHERFVKAMAAGAGGVDLAVLVVAADEGVMPQTREHLDICRLLGVKAGVVALTKADLLEGLGDDWRALVEADLAALTAGTFLEGAPVVPVSSRTGAGLEELKAALARAGAALPRRPSEGPAFLPVDRAFTIKGFGTVVTGTLLSGALAVDDSVSLLPAAAGARPGPFRIRGVQVHGRSVASVEAGQRAAVNVADVQTEDVHRGMVLTRAGELPETSMLDVELTLLPAAEAPLPGRRKLLLHLGTAQVEATVALLDLGSLAPGETALAQLRLESPVGALVGQRFILRGSRALPGRGATLAGGRVLSITPPRRRRGASEVVRPLLEADAAGLVTWLLRQAGYAGLTQTELFGRSGLAPKVLTRTLELQGAKGQVLLVDRDRRLYVAHDVFEGLRQRSLALLAAFHEREPMREGLSREELRQRLSGQLDARLFQRVVQALVDSGSVEAEKDWVRLQGRGRTLTLGDEAARTRLGAELAAAGLAPPTVTELSQKLGLPPAKLQELLKVLVASGTGVRVSEELCFDAGALEDLRARLVTYLKGQKEITTQGFKELVGQSRKFTIPLSEYFDREKVTLRVGDKRVLRRG; encoded by the coding sequence ATGATCATCGGGACGGCGGGCCACATCGACCACGGCAAGACGTCCCTCGTGAAGGCGCTGACGGGAACCGACACCGACCGGCTCCCGGAAGAGAAGCGGCGGGGCATCACCCTGGAGCTGGGCTTCGCCCACCTGGCGCTCCCGGACGGCCGGGTGGCGGGCGTGGTGGACGTGCCCGGCCACGAGCGCTTCGTGAAGGCCATGGCCGCGGGCGCGGGCGGCGTGGACCTGGCGGTGCTGGTGGTGGCGGCGGACGAGGGCGTCATGCCCCAGACGCGCGAGCACCTGGACATCTGCCGCCTGCTGGGAGTGAAGGCGGGCGTCGTCGCGCTCACCAAGGCGGACCTGCTGGAGGGGCTGGGCGACGACTGGCGCGCGCTGGTGGAGGCGGACCTGGCCGCGCTCACCGCCGGCACCTTTCTGGAGGGCGCGCCCGTGGTGCCGGTGTCCTCGCGCACGGGCGCGGGCCTGGAGGAGCTGAAGGCGGCGCTCGCCCGCGCGGGTGCGGCGCTGCCCCGGCGCCCCTCGGAGGGCCCCGCGTTCCTGCCCGTGGACCGGGCCTTCACCATCAAGGGCTTCGGCACGGTGGTGACGGGCACGCTGTTGTCCGGCGCGCTGGCGGTGGATGACTCCGTGTCGTTGCTCCCCGCGGCGGCCGGCGCGCGCCCGGGCCCCTTCCGCATCCGCGGCGTGCAGGTGCACGGCCGGTCCGTGGCGAGCGTGGAGGCGGGGCAGCGCGCGGCGGTGAACGTGGCGGACGTGCAGACGGAGGACGTGCACCGGGGCATGGTGCTCACGCGCGCGGGCGAGCTGCCGGAGACGTCCATGCTGGACGTGGAGCTGACGCTGCTGCCGGCCGCGGAAGCCCCCCTGCCCGGGCGCCGCAAGCTGCTGCTGCACCTGGGCACGGCGCAGGTGGAGGCCACGGTGGCGCTGCTGGACCTGGGCTCGCTCGCGCCGGGGGAGACGGCGCTCGCGCAGCTGCGGCTGGAGTCGCCGGTGGGGGCGCTCGTCGGTCAGCGCTTCATCCTGCGCGGCTCGCGCGCGCTGCCGGGGCGGGGCGCCACGCTGGCCGGAGGGCGCGTGCTGTCCATCACGCCGCCGCGCCGGCGCCGGGGCGCGTCCGAGGTGGTGCGGCCGCTGTTGGAGGCGGACGCGGCCGGGCTGGTGACGTGGCTCTTGCGGCAGGCGGGCTACGCGGGGCTCACGCAGACGGAGCTGTTCGGGCGCTCGGGGCTTGCGCCCAAGGTGCTCACGCGCACGCTGGAGCTTCAGGGCGCGAAGGGGCAGGTGCTGCTGGTGGACCGCGACCGGCGGCTCTACGTGGCGCACGACGTGTTCGAGGGACTGCGCCAGCGCTCGCTCGCGCTGCTCGCCGCGTTCCATGAGCGCGAGCCCATGCGCGAGGGCCTGTCGCGCGAGGAGCTCCGCCAGCGGCTCTCCGGCCAGCTGGACGCGCGCCTGTTCCAGCGCGTGGTGCAGGCGCTGGTGGACTCCGGCAGCGTGGAGGCGGAGAAGGACTGGGTCCGTCTGCAGGGCCGGGGCCGCACGCTCACCCTGGGCGACGAGGCCGCGCGCACGCGCCTGGGCGCGGAGCTGGCCGCGGCGGGGCTCGCGCCGCCCACCGTCACGGAGCTGTCGCAGAAGCTGGGCCTGCCGCCCGCGAAGCTGCAGGAGCTGTTGAAGGTGCTGGTGGCGTCGGGCACGGGCGTGCGGGTGAGCGAGGAGCTGTGCTTCGACGCGGGCGCCCTGGAGGACCTTCGCGCCCGGCTGGTGACGTATCTGAAGGGCCAGAAGGAGATCACCACCCAGGGCTTCAAGGAGCTCGTGGGCCAGAGCCGCAAGTTCACCATCCCCCTGTCGGAGTACTTCGACCGGGAGAAGGTGACGCTGCGGGTGGGGGACAAACGGGTGCTGCGTCGCGGATGA
- a CDS encoding ATP-binding protein — protein sequence MSSKAYNEQDLRALVEPFTQPMLVLESEGRVWVANAAYGRLLGLPLDQVEGRSFLDFVQPEERSRMAERFRRLATGAQLDGRPQLYKVLSVHGTPGEVFVQASHLRLEDGRFALLVSCMVLTDRPMELGVAEQLVDTSAGLVSARSEEAVRRVALAGLEAAGFRARILRWDGTRLVVRDGVSLPADSHLALEALSDGRPVFGGADQAQPTHAYLPVGGPQSEVLWVAGPWVAPRHGSVLTLFAKVVGAALADSSLQADGARSRWEVEAVAEMARFVAQPVPPPPEMFLARVAELLQAKAVALHVASAPGQPPGLVAHVGLEQGSDADAVQATGVLLAASLREGGGVLSSESQGRALETLSQGRFGSGTAARLTRGGESLGVVQALRAKERPFDERDARLLSTLAELLVTLLEQRRLRAESARQLTETRLLLDLARTTSGVLETASILDVASDFLVHLLDVSNCFILLHDEQAKVLRGAAASAAHRDLFRTVVVPLDSDDLAARVAQARKPIAVEDLTSASISVSAVLIDRLGEKALLGLPLTSREELIGVVLVDDVRGPRPFGPELIELAEATCGQLALSIANARLYESLWASYAELAATRAEMVKRERFAALGELSAIVAHEVRNPLGVIFNAVATLRRIMNPSGDTAMLLDIVAEESDRLNRMVADLLDFTRPRDPVLQPEDLLRVLQDAFEAAKAQALTERPVYVSVEVEPGLAAVPMDRRQIRQALFNVAVNAIQAMPQGGEVRVRARRDTHGGREQLRIDVMDQGPGIPAELLHRVFEPFFTTKAQGTGLGLAVVKRILEEHRGEIAVESAPGRGTTFTFWLPLTQPQSLS from the coding sequence ATGAGTTCCAAGGCCTACAACGAGCAGGACCTGCGCGCCCTGGTGGAGCCCTTCACCCAGCCCATGCTGGTGCTGGAGTCGGAGGGGCGCGTCTGGGTGGCCAATGCCGCGTATGGGCGGCTGTTGGGCCTGCCCCTGGACCAGGTGGAGGGCCGCTCCTTCCTGGACTTCGTGCAGCCGGAGGAGCGCAGCCGGATGGCGGAGCGCTTCCGCCGGCTGGCCACCGGCGCGCAGCTGGATGGGCGTCCGCAGCTCTACAAGGTGCTCAGCGTCCACGGCACGCCGGGCGAGGTGTTCGTGCAGGCCAGCCACCTGCGGCTGGAGGATGGCCGCTTCGCCCTGCTGGTCAGCTGCATGGTGCTGACGGACCGCCCCATGGAGCTGGGGGTGGCGGAGCAGCTGGTGGACACGTCCGCGGGGCTGGTGTCCGCGCGCTCGGAGGAGGCCGTGCGGCGCGTGGCGCTGGCGGGCCTGGAGGCCGCGGGCTTCCGCGCGCGCATCCTGCGCTGGGACGGCACGCGGCTGGTGGTGCGCGACGGCGTGTCGCTGCCGGCGGACTCGCACCTGGCGCTGGAGGCCCTGTCGGACGGGCGGCCGGTGTTCGGTGGCGCGGACCAGGCGCAGCCCACGCACGCGTACCTGCCGGTGGGCGGCCCCCAGTCGGAGGTGCTGTGGGTGGCCGGCCCGTGGGTGGCGCCCCGGCATGGCTCGGTGCTGACGCTGTTCGCGAAGGTGGTGGGCGCGGCGCTCGCGGACTCGAGCCTGCAGGCGGACGGCGCTCGCAGCCGCTGGGAGGTGGAGGCGGTGGCGGAGATGGCGCGCTTCGTGGCGCAGCCCGTGCCCCCGCCTCCGGAGATGTTCCTCGCGCGCGTGGCGGAGCTGCTCCAGGCCAAAGCGGTGGCGCTGCACGTCGCCTCCGCACCGGGGCAGCCCCCGGGGCTCGTCGCCCACGTGGGGCTGGAGCAGGGGAGCGACGCGGACGCCGTCCAGGCCACCGGCGTGCTGCTGGCCGCGTCGCTGCGGGAGGGCGGAGGCGTGCTGTCGTCCGAGTCGCAGGGGCGCGCGTTGGAGACGCTGTCCCAGGGCCGCTTCGGCAGCGGGACGGCGGCGCGGCTCACCCGCGGCGGTGAGAGCCTGGGCGTGGTGCAGGCGCTGCGCGCGAAGGAGCGCCCCTTCGATGAACGGGACGCGCGGCTCTTGTCCACGCTCGCGGAGCTGCTGGTGACGCTGTTGGAGCAGCGCCGCCTGCGCGCGGAGTCCGCGCGTCAGCTCACGGAGACGCGCCTGCTGCTGGACCTGGCGCGCACCACGTCCGGCGTGCTGGAGACGGCGAGCATCCTGGACGTCGCGTCCGACTTCCTGGTGCACCTGCTGGACGTGTCCAACTGCTTCATCCTGCTCCACGACGAACAGGCCAAGGTGCTGCGCGGCGCGGCGGCGTCCGCGGCCCACCGCGACCTGTTCCGCACGGTGGTGGTGCCGCTGGACAGCGACGACCTGGCCGCGCGCGTGGCCCAGGCGCGCAAGCCCATCGCCGTGGAGGACCTGACGTCCGCGAGCATCTCCGTGAGCGCGGTGCTCATCGACCGGCTGGGGGAGAAGGCCCTGCTGGGCCTGCCGCTCACCTCGCGCGAGGAGCTCATCGGCGTGGTGCTGGTGGACGACGTGCGCGGCCCGCGCCCCTTCGGCCCGGAGCTGATCGAGCTGGCGGAGGCGACGTGCGGCCAGCTGGCGCTGTCCATCGCCAACGCGCGCCTCTACGAATCCCTCTGGGCCAGCTACGCGGAGCTGGCCGCCACCCGCGCGGAGATGGTGAAGCGCGAGCGCTTCGCCGCGCTGGGCGAGCTGTCCGCCATCGTCGCCCACGAGGTGCGCAACCCCCTGGGCGTCATCTTCAACGCCGTGGCCACGCTCCGGCGCATCATGAACCCCAGCGGCGACACGGCCATGCTGCTGGACATCGTCGCGGAGGAGAGCGACCGCCTCAACCGGATGGTCGCGGACCTGCTCGACTTCACCCGCCCGCGCGACCCGGTGCTCCAGCCGGAGGACCTCCTGCGCGTGCTGCAGGACGCCTTCGAGGCCGCGAAGGCGCAGGCCCTCACGGAGCGCCCGGTGTACGTCTCCGTGGAGGTGGAGCCCGGGCTCGCCGCGGTGCCCATGGACCGGCGGCAGATCCGCCAGGCCCTGTTCAACGTGGCCGTCAACGCCATCCAGGCCATGCCCCAGGGGGGCGAGGTCCGGGTGCGCGCGCGCCGGGACACGCACGGAGGACGCGAGCAGCTGAGAATCGACGTGATGGACCAGGGGCCGGGCATCCCGGCCGAGCTGCTCCACCGCGTCTTCGAGCCCTTCTTCACCACCAAGGCCCAGGGCACCGGCCTGGGGCTGGCGGTGGTGAAGCGCATCCTGGAGGAGCACCGCGGTGAAATCGCCGTGGAGAGCGCTCCCGGACGCGGAACCACCTTCACCTTCTGGCTGCCGCTCACGCAGCCCCAGTCCCTCTCATGA